A section of the Streptomyces sp. V3I8 genome encodes:
- a CDS encoding GNAT family N-acetyltransferase: MSPTDASTDADAGPAPRPASRSDPDPGADSQDTLDLRLPDELLALFAAGAGAAAPAGDDLLDRVGDWGPTTTAAGVFHLVPVHVERDLPLVARWMNDPAVAAFWELSGPEKATEEHLRAQLGGDGRSVPCLGVLDGTPMSYWEIYRADLDALARHYPARPHDTGIHLLIGGVAHRGRGTGTILLRAVSDLVLDRRPSCARVVAEPDLRNTPSVSAFLSAGFRFSAEVDLPDKKAALMVRDRALRDLW, from the coding sequence GTGTCTCCCACCGATGCGAGCACCGACGCCGACGCCGGCCCTGCCCCCCGCCCCGCTTCCCGGAGCGACCCGGACCCCGGCGCGGACAGCCAGGACACCCTCGACCTGCGCCTGCCCGACGAACTCCTCGCGCTCTTCGCGGCCGGCGCCGGAGCAGCCGCCCCGGCCGGTGACGATCTGCTCGACCGCGTCGGTGACTGGGGGCCGACGACCACCGCCGCGGGCGTCTTCCACCTGGTCCCCGTACACGTCGAACGCGATCTTCCGCTCGTCGCCCGCTGGATGAACGACCCCGCTGTGGCCGCCTTCTGGGAGCTCTCCGGCCCCGAGAAGGCGACCGAGGAGCACCTGCGCGCCCAGCTCGGAGGCGACGGACGCAGCGTCCCCTGTCTCGGCGTGCTGGACGGCACGCCGATGAGTTACTGGGAGATCTACCGCGCGGACCTGGACGCGCTGGCCCGCCACTACCCGGCCCGCCCGCACGACACCGGGATCCATCTCCTCATCGGCGGCGTCGCCCACCGCGGGCGGGGGACCGGCACGATCCTGCTCCGTGCCGTCTCCGATCTCGTCCTCGACCGGCGCCCCTCGTGCGCACGGGTCGTCGCCGAGCCCGACCTCCGCAACACCCCCTCCGTGTCCGCCTTCCTGAGCGCCGGCTTCCGGTTCTCCGCCGAGGTGGACCTGCCCGACAAGAAGGCGGCCCTCATGGTCCGGGACCGGGCTCTGCGCGACCTGTGGTGA